In a genomic window of Paroedura picta isolate Pp20150507F chromosome 14, Ppicta_v3.0, whole genome shotgun sequence:
- the MARVELD3 gene encoding MARVEL domain-containing protein 3, with amino-acid sequence MAEAARAPSRPDAPLAPRRGLLDGPRCRYLCTARAGCRLLQLLACLLLVGLSGVAYSSAGGYTGLFSLGSAHYQAYGGAYSGFSGADGERARRLDARFHQQHRPAAQGALATGGALLAWSALALGAAFLRLPARCPAWLLAEALLDAAVALALPPGLYFYYAHLRASYASAVCREREQLYRSKGHAGFDCHLHGAEIATGLLAGSASAGFAASAVLAIRAFRSLRQRRAKRGPFAPEPPAWPTPPAASS; translated from the exons atGGCAGAGGCCGCCCGGGCGCCCAg CCGCCCGGACGCCCCCCTGGCGCCGCGCCGAGGACTCCTGGACGGGCCGCGCTGTCGCTACCTGTGCACAGCCAGAG CCGGCTGCCGCCTGCTCCAGCTGCTCGCCTGCCTGCTGCTGGTCGGCCTCAGCGGCGTCGCCTACAGCTCGGCCGGCGGCTACACGGGCCTCTTCAGCCTGGGCAGCGCCCACTACCAGGCCTACGGCGGCGCCTACAGCGGCTTCAGCGGGGCCGACGGGGAGCGGGCCCGGCGGCTGGACGCGCGCTTCCACCAGCAGCACCGGCCGGCGGCCCAGGGCGCCCTGGCGACGGGCGGGGCGTTGCTGGCCTGGTCCGCCCTGGCGCTGGGTGCCGCCTTCCTGCGCCTGCCCGCCCGCTGCCCCGCCTGGCTGCTGGCCGAGGCCCTGCTGGATGCCGCCGTCGCCCTGGCGCTGCCGCCGGGCTTGTACTTCTACTACGCGCACCTGCGCGCCTCCTACGCCTCCGCCGTGTGCCGCGAACGGGAGCAGCTGTACCGCAGCAAGGGCCACGCCGGCTTCGACTGCCACTTGCACGGCGCCGAGATCGCCACGGGGCTCTTGGCCGGCTCGGCCAGCGCCGGCTTTGCCGCCAGCGCCGTCCTGGCCATCCGGGCTTTCCGGAGCCTGCGCCAGCGCCGAGCCAAGCGCGGCCCTTTTGCGCCGGAGCCCCCAGCATGGCCAACCCCTCCTGCCGCCTCCAGCTAG